In Sulfurovum xiamenensis, a genomic segment contains:
- a CDS encoding polyribonucleotide nucleotidyltransferase, translating to MKEQNIEIKVNSLEEKYEFNKIAKQASGAVMYRQGKAVLIAAVAVDEKAVDEDFLPLTVQYMEKSYAAAKIPGGFIKRETKPGDFETLTSRIVDRSLRPLFPKGFHYPVTITVMVVSADSEVDMQVAALHAANAALYVSDIPVTTSIAAVRVGTVGDDIVINPTLTQQAESELDLLVVGSGKDVVMIEMRTLATEGEEGQSANEFDESALVDVIAMAAEAIDAASTAYADAFTPMVRQPLDLPLAEEKIDASLYAMIEKNYAADVEKAISHMAKSERSTELKKVRTKIMEALESEGKEADKELVSKVLERYKKTVVRAMILDKNIRADGRTLDEVRPISIETNLLPSVHGSCLFTRGQTQALVTVTLGDKKDAQMYELITEKNAQSENFMVHYNFPGYSVGEAKFIGAPGRRELGHGNLGKRALEPTLDLNYDGSIRLVSEILESNGSSSMATICGGALALRAAEVHTTALVAGIAMGLVSEGDKYAVLTDIMGLEDHDGDMDFKVAGTSKGITALQMDMKLGGIDLAVLRDALQKASQGKNHILNIMEEAEKNIVSSAALPSTEHFTVHPSKIVDIIGKAGATIREIIEKFEVSVDLDRDVGGVKISGEDKEKVADAKAHIEEIASSPVKKQMEYKVGESYEGKVKKIVDFGIFVEMPDGFDALLHISKVAKERVNNLSERYSEGDKITVVVMEQKGKKVELATPEFLA from the coding sequence ATGAAAGAACAAAACATAGAGATCAAGGTAAACAGTCTCGAAGAAAAATATGAATTTAATAAAATAGCAAAGCAGGCAAGTGGTGCAGTGATGTACCGACAGGGGAAAGCGGTACTGATAGCAGCTGTTGCAGTCGATGAAAAAGCAGTCGATGAGGATTTTCTTCCTTTAACTGTGCAGTATATGGAAAAATCTTATGCTGCAGCCAAGATCCCTGGCGGTTTCATCAAGAGAGAGACAAAGCCTGGTGACTTTGAAACACTGACATCTCGTATCGTTGACCGCTCTTTACGTCCGTTATTCCCTAAAGGGTTTCACTATCCTGTAACGATCACAGTGATGGTGGTAAGTGCAGATTCAGAGGTTGATATGCAGGTAGCTGCTTTACATGCGGCAAATGCAGCACTGTATGTTTCAGATATCCCAGTGACCACAAGTATCGCTGCAGTCAGAGTTGGTACAGTCGGAGATGATATCGTTATCAATCCGACACTTACACAACAGGCAGAGAGTGAACTGGATCTTTTGGTTGTTGGTTCAGGTAAAGATGTAGTGATGATAGAGATGCGTACACTCGCCACTGAGGGTGAAGAGGGACAAAGTGCCAATGAGTTTGATGAGTCAGCACTGGTTGATGTGATCGCAATGGCAGCAGAAGCTATAGATGCAGCATCAACTGCTTATGCAGATGCCTTTACTCCTATGGTAAGACAACCCCTGGACCTACCATTAGCTGAAGAGAAAATAGATGCATCACTGTATGCAATGATAGAAAAGAATTATGCAGCGGATGTCGAAAAAGCTATCTCACATATGGCAAAGAGTGAGCGTTCTACTGAACTTAAAAAAGTGCGTACGAAAATCATGGAAGCTCTAGAATCAGAGGGTAAAGAGGCAGATAAAGAACTGGTATCCAAAGTCCTGGAACGCTACAAAAAAACAGTGGTTAGAGCGATGATCCTAGATAAAAATATTCGTGCAGACGGCAGAACACTCGATGAAGTAAGACCTATCAGCATCGAGACAAATCTTTTACCTTCTGTACATGGGTCATGTCTTTTTACACGTGGCCAGACTCAGGCACTTGTCACGGTGACACTTGGCGATAAAAAAGATGCACAGATGTATGAATTGATCACTGAGAAAAACGCTCAGTCAGAGAACTTCATGGTACATTATAATTTCCCAGGTTACTCTGTAGGAGAAGCGAAATTTATAGGTGCGCCTGGTAGAAGAGAGCTTGGACATGGTAATTTAGGGAAAAGAGCATTAGAACCTACTTTAGATCTAAACTATGATGGAAGTATCCGTTTGGTCTCTGAAATTTTAGAAAGTAATGGTTCGTCCTCTATGGCGACTATCTGTGGTGGTGCATTGGCATTGCGTGCTGCTGAGGTACATACTACAGCACTTGTGGCAGGTATCGCTATGGGTCTAGTGAGTGAAGGTGACAAGTATGCTGTACTGACAGATATCATGGGGCTGGAAGACCATGATGGGGATATGGATTTTAAAGTAGCAGGTACTTCAAAGGGTATCACCGCACTTCAAATGGACATGAAACTCGGTGGTATAGACTTGGCTGTACTAAGAGATGCATTACAAAAAGCCAGCCAGGGAAAGAATCATATTCTTAATATTATGGAAGAAGCAGAAAAAAACATTGTTTCAAGTGCTGCACTTCCTAGTACAGAACATTTTACAGTACATCCAAGCAAGATAGTAGATATCATCGGGAAAGCAGGTGCAACGATCCGTGAGATCATAGAAAAGTTTGAAGTCTCCGTTGATCTTGACCGTGATGTAGGTGGCGTAAAAATTTCAGGTGAAGACAAAGAAAAAGTAGCAGACGCAAAAGCCCATATAGAAGAGATCGCTTCATCCCCTGTGAAAAAGCAAATGGAATATAAAGTCGGTGAAAGCTATGAGGGTAAAGTGAAAAAGATCGTAGATTTCGGAATTTTTGTTGAAATGCCAGACGGTTTTGATGCGCTGCTTCATATTTCAAAAGTAGCCAAAGAACGTGTTAATAACCTTTCAGAAAGATACAGCGAAGGTGATAAGATCACTGTGGTGGTCATGGAACAAAAAGGTAAAAAGGTCGAGTTGGCAACTCCAGAGTTTTTAGCTTAA
- a CDS encoding RDD family protein: protein MSESLSLPIASLQKRITSFVIDDIVITLFFIIIFYDQFSAVLSNITVVDEAALENINAFIAQNLLVVLSIKLLYHTVLIWQNGMTLGKYFMKIKVIDLETGETPGFQKAFLRASVRIPSEVLFYLGFLMAFFVPLRQTLHDKLSNCVVVND from the coding sequence ATGTCTGAATCTCTCTCCTTGCCTATTGCAAGTCTTCAAAAAAGAATTACTTCTTTTGTGATAGATGATATTGTTATCACACTGTTTTTTATTATTATTTTTTATGATCAGTTTTCTGCAGTTCTTTCAAATATCACAGTGGTAGATGAAGCAGCACTTGAAAATATCAATGCTTTTATCGCTCAAAACCTTTTGGTGGTACTCTCTATAAAACTCCTCTATCATACTGTTTTGATATGGCAAAATGGTATGACACTAGGTAAGTATTTTATGAAGATCAAAGTCATAGACTTAGAAACAGGAGAAACTCCTGGTTTTCAAAAGGCATTTTTACGTGCTTCAGTAAGAATTCCAAGTGAAGTACTCTTTTACTTAGGCTTTCTTATGGCATTTTTTGTACCGCTTAGACAAACGCTTCATGATAAACTCTCTAACTGCGTAGTTGTGAATGACTAA
- a CDS encoding LPS-assembly protein LptD — MGVQILHAVSDNSKIEITAKHVDATKNLVKARENVVVYYEDSVIKASSAYFDKSTKILVLDGQIEMLGYQGSKVHTNHLEIHTESKEVTFDELFLIGKNDVWIFSDDAHKEESNYTLGASLISSCDIVDPLWKMAFSDALYDSDTNYIKIYGAKVYLWDIPVFYTPYLAFSTDKERSSGLLFPAFGYSSNGGFLYEQPIFWAISPRMDIEFNPQIRTARSIGMYSTLRFVDSAYSSGKLRVGYFKDKTEYIEENSLPNGSHYGVEFNYESSKVFSHKLPTGFTDGLYINTTYLNDIDYLNLQQSHLKHFGLIPLQESRVNYFLYNNDYYAGFNSKYFIDTRKEDNSDTLQILPSIQLHKYLSHLLWDNLTYSADLRINNFDREKGTTMRQAELKVPVEFTTSFFDDFLNLSFGEELYYSKFFFGNGEYLYDDFEYYSNIHKVKLFTDLTKKYDGFTHVLQPALSYIRPGNEYKSPSLSALDVNQTALFTVGLPEEHYAFNLSQYFYDEMMNLKFFQRLTQTYNPDRSYEFADLSNEMQYNWNGWSLYNNVIYSHEYGKIRESASRITLNEQGSHFSLGHTYKQILPDVPTYITGNINANEVYFSFGYTLNEQMKLNGGVTYDVDDASSKQWRFGGSYHRDCWNATASVRQDIVPRPTGYTEDTTFYLQLNFIPFGAVGTE; from the coding sequence ATGGGTGTGCAAATACTGCATGCTGTTTCAGATAACAGTAAGATAGAGATCACAGCAAAACATGTGGATGCGACTAAAAACTTAGTCAAAGCTAGAGAGAATGTGGTCGTATATTATGAAGATTCTGTGATAAAAGCATCTTCTGCATATTTTGACAAAAGCACGAAAATACTTGTGCTTGATGGTCAGATCGAAATGCTGGGATATCAAGGAAGTAAAGTTCATACCAATCATCTTGAAATTCATACAGAGTCGAAAGAGGTCACTTTTGACGAACTCTTTCTTATCGGTAAAAATGACGTGTGGATCTTTTCGGATGATGCACATAAAGAAGAAAGCAACTACACGTTGGGTGCATCTCTGATATCCAGTTGTGATATAGTAGATCCTTTATGGAAAATGGCTTTTTCAGATGCTTTATACGATAGTGATACAAACTATATAAAGATCTATGGTGCAAAAGTATATTTATGGGATATTCCTGTGTTTTACACACCGTATTTAGCTTTTTCTACTGATAAAGAAAGAAGTTCAGGGCTTCTCTTCCCTGCTTTTGGGTATTCATCCAATGGGGGATTTTTGTATGAACAACCTATCTTTTGGGCTATTTCTCCAAGAATGGATATAGAGTTTAACCCTCAGATTCGAACGGCAAGAAGTATAGGGATGTATAGTACGTTACGTTTTGTTGACTCAGCGTATTCATCTGGAAAGTTAAGGGTAGGATATTTCAAAGATAAAACGGAGTATATAGAGGAGAATTCTCTTCCAAATGGTAGTCATTATGGGGTAGAGTTCAACTATGAATCTTCTAAAGTATTTTCTCATAAATTACCCACTGGATTTACAGATGGTCTCTATATCAATACCACTTATCTGAATGATATCGATTATTTGAATTTACAGCAAAGTCATTTGAAACATTTTGGACTTATTCCTTTACAGGAATCCAGAGTGAATTATTTTCTTTATAACAATGATTATTATGCAGGATTCAATAGCAAATATTTTATCGATACAAGAAAAGAAGATAATAGTGATACATTACAGATACTGCCTTCTATACAATTACATAAATACTTAAGTCATTTACTATGGGATAATCTTACCTATAGTGCAGATCTCCGTATCAATAATTTTGATAGAGAAAAAGGTACAACTATGCGTCAGGCAGAGCTCAAGGTACCAGTGGAATTCACGACCTCCTTTTTTGATGATTTTTTGAACCTCTCCTTTGGAGAAGAGTTATATTACAGTAAATTCTTTTTTGGTAATGGAGAGTACCTTTATGATGATTTTGAGTATTATAGTAATATACATAAGGTAAAACTTTTTACAGATCTAACGAAAAAATATGATGGCTTTACCCATGTACTGCAACCCGCTTTATCATACATTAGACCTGGGAATGAATACAAGTCCCCTTCATTGTCTGCACTGGATGTGAACCAAACAGCATTGTTCACGGTAGGGTTACCAGAAGAGCACTATGCATTTAATTTAAGCCAATACTTTTATGATGAAATGATGAATTTAAAGTTTTTTCAAAGATTGACGCAGACCTATAACCCTGACAGAAGCTATGAGTTTGCTGATCTGAGTAATGAAATGCAGTACAACTGGAATGGGTGGAGTTTGTATAATAATGTGATCTATTCACATGAGTATGGTAAAATACGTGAGTCAGCCAGCCGTATTACCTTGAATGAACAAGGTTCCCATTTTAGTTTGGGGCATACCTATAAACAAATATTACCTGATGTACCGACGTATATTACCGGTAATATCAATGCAAATGAAGTTTATTTTTCTTTTGGATATACACTCAATGAACAAATGAAGTTGAATGGCGGTGTCACATATGATGTGGATGATGCATCAAGTAAGCAGTGGAGATTTGGGGGGAGTTATCATCGTGATTGCTGGAATGCTACAGCTTCTGTTCGACAAGACATTGTACCTAGGCCAACAGGCTATACAGAGGATACTACTTTCTATTTGCAGTTGAACTTTATTCCTTTTGGTGCAGTAGGAACAGAATAA
- a CDS encoding DnaJ domain-containing protein, with the protein MNINPKDEIEKALEILHLPKLISKADIKKQYHFLAKKNHPDLGGDVENMEQLNHAYKLLMKYIEEFRYTFDEEEISKQFPGADYAQRFKP; encoded by the coding sequence ATGAATATCAATCCTAAAGATGAGATAGAAAAAGCGTTAGAGATATTACATCTGCCTAAGTTGATCAGCAAAGCAGATATAAAAAAACAGTACCATTTTTTGGCTAAAAAGAATCACCCTGACCTGGGTGGAGATGTTGAAAACATGGAGCAGTTAAATCATGCGTATAAATTATTGATGAAGTATATAGAAGAGTTTCGTTATACTTTTGATGAAGAAGAGATTTCCAAACAATTCCCAGGAGCAGATTATGCCCAACGATTCAAACCCTAA
- a CDS encoding phosphoribosyltransferase, whose protein sequence is MPNDSNPNAYFEDREDASKQLIETLPIELFTKNETVVIGVSEGGVYFADKISKSINAQMDILLAEPILAPNNPELAIAMVSETEEVVIHKALVDAFEINEDYVYGEAHRKYEEEVLSYVYKYRKGKDLISLKGKYVILADECIETGLTMMVALKSVIARGAKNIFIATPILDKGVYQNLLTVCDGVFCPHKIQDYISIEYYYKDFERLNFEEISSMVHDQEVKPKEVE, encoded by the coding sequence ATGCCCAACGATTCAAACCCTAATGCCTATTTTGAAGATAGAGAAGATGCCTCAAAACAGTTGATCGAGACGCTTCCTATAGAGCTATTCACAAAAAATGAAACGGTAGTGATAGGTGTCAGTGAAGGGGGCGTTTATTTTGCAGATAAGATATCCAAGTCTATTAATGCACAGATGGATATTTTACTCGCAGAACCTATATTGGCACCGAATAACCCTGAGTTGGCTATCGCAATGGTCTCCGAAACAGAAGAAGTGGTGATACATAAAGCACTGGTAGATGCATTTGAGATCAATGAAGACTATGTCTATGGCGAAGCCCACAGAAAGTATGAAGAGGAAGTACTCTCTTATGTCTATAAATATCGAAAAGGCAAGGACTTGATCTCTCTCAAGGGGAAATATGTTATCTTAGCTGATGAGTGTATAGAAACAGGACTGACCATGATGGTTGCACTGAAGTCGGTCATCGCAAGAGGAGCTAAAAATATTTTTATTGCAACACCTATATTGGATAAAGGTGTCTATCAAAATCTTCTTACGGTGTGTGATGGTGTATTTTGTCCTCATAAGATACAAGACTATATTTCGATAGAATACTATTACAAAGATTTTGAAAGATTGAATTTTGAAGAGATATCCTCCATGGTCCATGATCAAGAAGTAAAACCAAAAGAAGTAGAATAA